The genomic segment GCTCATTGATCTTGCGGGAGGTCAGCGGATCCAGACCGGTGGTGGGTTCGTCGTAGAACATATAGCGGGGATCAAGCACAATAGCCCGGGCCAGGGCCACCCTCTTCTTCATGCCTCCGGAAAGTTCCGAGGGCATGGTCTGTTCGGTTCCGGATAGTTCCACAAAACTGAGGGCTTGGGCCACTTTTTCGGAGATCTCACCTTCAGATAGCTTCAAATGTTCCCGTAAGGGGTAGGCCACATTCTCCTTGACGTTCATGGAATCAAACAACGCCGCCCCCTGGAATAGCATCCCTATCTTTTTCCTCAGGGGCAGCATCTGCTCCTCGGTGTAACCGGTGGTATCCTCGCCGTCAATGATTATCCGTCCGTGTTCCTGTTTAAGCAGCCGGAGGATTATCTTCAGGGTCACGCTCTTGCCGCATCCGGAGCGGCCCAGTATCACCAGGGTTTCGCCCTGGTCTATCCTGAGGTTGACCCCTTTTAAGACCGGCTTGCCTTCAAAGGATTTATGGATGTCGTAAAGTTCGATCATTTATTTCATTCTGTTCAGTATTCAGTATTCTCTATCCAGTATTCCCCAGTGGACATTGGATAGTGGCTACCGGATAGTGGTTAGTCATGTCAGGTTTACATTCCCATTAGGAACAGCACCTTGGTGATGAAGGCATCCAGCAAAAAGACCAGCACCGAGGAGACCACCACCGTACGGGTAACCGCGTCGCCCACCCCCTTGGTGCCGCCCCGGGCATTAAGACCGAAGTAGCAGGCCACGATGGCAACCATCCCCCCGAACACTATGGGTTTTACAAAACCGCTGATCAGATCGTTAAAGACCAGGGAATTGACCACCGAGGTCCGGTAAAAGTTGGCCGTCAGCCCCAGGTTCATCACACTGACCAGCATCCCGCCCAGTATCCCGATCAGGTCGCCCACCACCACCAGGATGGGCAGCATGATCACCGCCGCAAAGAACCTGGTCAACACCAGCTTCCGGATGGGATCTGTGGCTAGGGCCCGCATAGCGTCTATCTGCTCCGAGACCTGCATCGAGCCCAGTTCGGCGGTGATGCCCGCCCCCACCCGTCCGGCGAAGACCAGGGAGATCAGCACCGGGCCCAGTTCCCGCACCAGCGAGACCGAGACGATACCGCCCACATAGAGCTTGGCCCCGAAACGCATTAGGGCATAGCCGATCTGAAAGGCCAGCACGAAGCCGGTGAAGAACGAGGTCAGCACCACTATCGGCAAGGAATCCACCCCCACCCGGTCCATCTGCTCCCAGATCAGTTTGGGGTAATAGGGCGGCCGGACCAGCCTTTTGGCCACTTCCCAGTGAAAGGCAAAAAAGCGGTATAGAGCTTCCACGGTGAAAGCGGCGGTGTTTATGATATAATCTTTCATTTTGCCCGTTTGGTTCATAATATGACTGACTGGTCGGTCATTATACTATTAATTTGCTATTTTGTCAAGTATGTTCGCTAAATTTAAAAAGCCGCCTTTAACAGGCGGCTTTTTAAGACCTTCCAAATATTATTCCATGTACAAACTGACCGCGCCCACAAATGACTGCTGCCATTTATTGGTAGGCAGATCCAGGGTGTTGACCACCGCACCGTCTATCAAGAACCTCTTATACAAATAACCCACTCCCCCGGTCCAGACATAGTCCTCCTTGGCGGCTTTGAATATCCGGCTGTAACCCAAACGTCCGGAAACTGCGCCATAGCCTGGTATCACATACTTGTATTCCCCTGCCAGGGAGTAGCGGAACTGGGGGGTTCCGCTGCCCAAATATTTTTCCAGGGAACCGGATATTTTCGGCAGTTTGTCGGTGACGATGGCCCCGCCCAGCCACAGCTTGGGCTTAAGTTTGTCATCTTCAACGTTCTTCCAGTATACTTTTCCCAGTATGTTCTGCCCGGCCGCTCCGATCTTCAAATTGCGGTAATTCCCGTAAAAACCCAGGTCTATCCCGTAGCCGATGCTGTTCTCCTCAAAGGTTTGGGCCTTGGTCCATAAACTATCACGCTTGGTCTGGGTGATCTCCAGCATCCGGCCCCACAGAACCTTGGCCGTCAAGCCCATGGCGGTGTTGGGATTCAAATCGTCCCTTTGGCCCAAAACCAGGGCAAACTCATCTACTCCGTAACGCAGGTAATTGCTGACTGAATCCGTTCCGTTATACGCCACCGATTCCCCGGCGTGCCGGACCAATGAGCGCCAAGACAAGCCCATTCCCTTGGTAGCCATGGCCAGATAATTGAGCCGTTTGTGCCCTGAGGTCAGCGGGTCGGATAAAAGACCGGATGAGTGGGTGTAGTTAAGGGTGAACATCGGCCAAAGCAGGGAAGAAAGCTGGGCCGGGTTCCAGTGTATCACCGACGGATCGTTGTCTATACCCGCTACGCAGCCGGAAAGCGACAGGGCCCTGGCCCCCACCATCGGTCCCTGGTAGCTTTGCCAGTCGATGACCGAAGCGTTGAGTGCCGCTGTGCTAAGCTTCAGCAAGGCCAGGATGAGCATTGATTTTCTATTCATCATTTTTCCTTTATACTTTTAATATTCAGCCGCAAAACGCACAAAGCTTGCCCTGAGTGCTATACTGAGCGATGCACTGAGCTAGGCCGAAGTGTTTATCGCAGTGCCAATCGAATGAAACACAAAATGGAGGAGTTTGTGATTTATG from the candidate division TA06 bacterium genome contains:
- a CDS encoding ABC transporter ATP-binding protein; the encoded protein is MIELYDIHKSFEGKPVLKGVNLRIDQGETLVILGRSGCGKSVTLKIILRLLKQEHGRIIIDGEDTTGYTEEQMLPLRKKIGMLFQGAALFDSMNVKENVAYPLREHLKLSEGEISEKVAQALSFVELSGTEQTMPSELSGGMKKRVALARAIVLDPRYMFYDEPTTGLDPLTSRKINELINKLKDEHKVGSIVVTHEIANAFKVADRFEVIKDGGILFSGTSNELKGSKLKFVQDFIKGGTIENANQ
- a CDS encoding ABC transporter permease — translated: MKDYIINTAAFTVEALYRFFAFHWEVAKRLVRPPYYPKLIWEQMDRVGVDSLPIVVLTSFFTGFVLAFQIGYALMRFGAKLYVGGIVSVSLVRELGPVLISLVFAGRVGAGITAELGSMQVSEQIDAMRALATDPIRKLVLTRFFAAVIMLPILVVVGDLIGILGGMLVSVMNLGLTANFYRTSVVNSLVFNDLISGFVKPIVFGGMVAIVACYFGLNARGGTKGVGDAVTRTVVVSSVLVFLLDAFITKVLFLMGM